In Candidatus Saccharimonadia bacterium, one genomic interval encodes:
- a CDS encoding IS630 family transposase, with protein MRRMAVKRVREGESPSAVMKSYGLCRTTIYPWLRAHGEGGETALQSRPSTGRPPTLSARQQFQVRRWICGKDPRQHGFDFGLWTRRIVAELVEEKFKHRLSITAVGRLLATLEITPQKPLRRAYERDPVAIAKWKEKDYPKLKARAKRRGADIFFIDEAGVRSDAALQRTWGAKGETPIVATSGQRQRVNAISAVNASGAFWYDVYTGKFNAELFISKLKAFMRRRRRPVFLVLDGHPAHRAKIVAAYVQSLKGQLELHFLPGYAPDLNPDEFVWNHLRQSGVTKTPLKQNEQLKARVEKDLAKIKRNPRLVRSFFC; from the coding sequence GATTGTGCCGCACGACAATCTACCCTTGGCTACGAGCGCACGGGGAGGGCGGTGAGACGGCGCTTCAATCGCGCCCGTCGACGGGGCGGCCACCGACCTTGAGCGCGCGCCAACAGTTTCAGGTGCGCCGTTGGATCTGCGGCAAGGATCCGCGCCAACACGGGTTCGACTTCGGTTTGTGGACGCGTAGGATCGTCGCCGAGCTGGTGGAGGAGAAATTCAAGCACAGGCTCAGCATAACGGCTGTAGGTCGGCTCCTGGCCACACTCGAGATCACGCCGCAAAAACCGTTGCGGCGCGCTTACGAGCGCGATCCCGTAGCGATCGCCAAGTGGAAAGAGAAAGACTATCCGAAGCTGAAGGCCCGCGCCAAGCGGCGGGGCGCGGACATTTTCTTCATCGATGAGGCCGGCGTGCGGTCGGATGCGGCCTTGCAGCGCACTTGGGGCGCCAAGGGTGAGACACCGATCGTGGCAACTAGTGGTCAGCGCCAGCGCGTCAACGCCATTTCAGCGGTCAATGCCAGTGGCGCCTTCTGGTACGATGTCTATACCGGTAAGTTCAATGCCGAACTGTTCATCAGCAAGCTCAAAGCCTTCATGCGTCGCCGGCGGCGACCAGTGTTTCTCGTGCTCGACGGCCATCCTGCCCATCGTGCCAAGATCGTCGCCGCCTACGTGCAATCGCTCAAGGGCCAGCTCGAACTGCACTTCCTGCCTGGCTACGCTCCGGACCTGAACCCCGACGAGTTCGTTTGGAACCACTTGCGCCAGAGTGGCGTCACCAAGACGCCACTCAAGCAGAACGAGCAGCTCAAGGCCCGCGTTGAGAAGGATCTCGCCAAAATCAAGCGCAACCCTCGCCTAGTCCGTTCGTTTTTTTGTG